One region of Primulina tabacum isolate GXHZ01 chromosome 17, ASM2559414v2, whole genome shotgun sequence genomic DNA includes:
- the LOC142531294 gene encoding myb-related protein 306-like, which yields MGRPPCCDETGVKRGPWTPEEDIMLVSFVQENGPGNWRAVPSKTGLKRCSKSCRLRWTNYLRPGIKRGSFTDDEEKMIIRLQALLGNKWAAIASYLPERTDNDIKNYWNTHLKKKLKKLGIGSVDQSTLVEFSPKNPHSISRGQWERRLQADINTAKKALQDALSFENNANHSSPGQAFSFASSTENIARLLKDWVKKTPKFEEIQSKYSSSTPNSSKCDVASSDDQILTPGIESKSGIDLSEAFESLFGFGQAYDQSSSSGLSRSVSGSKPDPDGFAVLEDWLLDDQAKEYLSNFDFDAHEGII from the exons ATGGGGAGACCGCCTTGCTGTGATGAAACGGGAGTGAAGAGAGGGCCGTGGACTCCTGAAGAAGACATCATGTTGGTATCTTTTGTTCAAGAAAATGGCCCCGGAAATTGGAGGGCTGTTCCCAGTAAAACAG GGTTGAAGAGATGTAGCAAGAGTTGCAGGCTAAGGTGGACCAACTATCTCCGGCCAGGGATCAAGAGAGGCAGCTTCACTGATGATGAAGAAAAGATGATTATTCGGCTTCAAGCCCTTTTGGGCAACAA ATGGGCTGCCATAGCTTCTTATCTCCCGGAAAGAACAGACAATGACATCAAAAACTACTGGAACACTCATTTAAAGAAGAAACTCAAGAAGCTCGGAATCGGATCGGTAGATCAGTCTACCCTCGTCGAATTTTCGCCGAAAAATCCGCATTCCATCTCGAGAGGGCAGTGGGAAAGGAGGCTACAAGCTGATATAAACACAGCTAAGAAGGCCCTTCAGGATGCATTGTCATTTGAGAATAATGCTAACCATTCTTCTCCAGGCCAGGCATTTTCTTTTGCATCAAGCACTGAAAACATCGCCAGATTGCTCAAAGATTGGGTCAAAAAGACACCGAAATTCGAGGAGATTCAATCCAAGTACTCTTCTAGTACTCCGAATTCGTCGAAATGCGATGTGGCATCGAGTGATGATCAGATCCTCACTCCTGGAATTGAAAGCAAAAGTGGGATTGATTTGTCTGAAGCATTTGAATCCTTGTTTGGATTCGGTCAGGCTTATGATCAATCTTCAAGCTCTGGACTTTCGAGATCCGTTTCCGGTAGTAAACCCGACCCGGATGGCTTCGCAGTGCTGGAGGATTGGCTGTTAGATGATCAAGCTAAGGAATATTTGAGTAACTTCGATTTCGATGCACATGAAGGTATAATTTAA